From a region of the Paenibacillus sp. FSL R10-2734 genome:
- a CDS encoding iron ABC transporter permease yields MSTLLTTRSQKVVGLLIGLLLLVAGIVCSIAFGVTNISWHTIAQSFTDYNGSQEHLIIQTARVPRAFIAAIAGASLAVAGSLMQGITRNPLASPSLFGINAGAAFFIVAGSAFFGASGLTTFATLAFIGAAVTAAIVYILGSIGSDGLTPLKVTLAGAAMTAFFSSLSLGCLLTGGQTFDQVLYWFVGSVAGRDMGIFTTAAPYMGIALLGAFVIARHMNLLTLGEDVATGLGQKTIFIKLAAGIIIVLLAGGSVSIAGPIAFVGIVIPHITRYLVGLDYRWVIPYCAILGGILLLGADIGSRYIAFPKEIPVGVMTAILGVPFFVYIARRGDA; encoded by the coding sequence ATGAGCACTCTACTTACCACGCGATCGCAGAAGGTTGTCGGATTACTGATAGGTCTGTTGTTATTAGTTGCCGGAATTGTATGCAGTATCGCCTTTGGCGTGACCAATATTAGTTGGCATACGATTGCCCAATCCTTCACGGATTACAATGGTTCACAAGAGCATTTGATTATACAGACAGCTAGAGTACCGCGAGCTTTCATAGCTGCGATAGCTGGAGCGAGTCTCGCTGTTGCAGGCTCCTTGATGCAAGGCATCACACGCAATCCCTTAGCTTCACCGAGTCTCTTCGGCATTAACGCAGGAGCAGCCTTCTTCATTGTTGCGGGCTCTGCTTTTTTCGGTGCCAGTGGTCTGACCACCTTTGCAACACTAGCTTTTATCGGCGCGGCAGTTACAGCCGCCATTGTATACATACTCGGCTCCATTGGAAGCGATGGACTGACTCCCCTTAAGGTTACACTCGCGGGTGCTGCAATGACTGCTTTTTTCTCCTCTTTATCCCTTGGTTGCTTGTTAACCGGTGGGCAGACCTTTGATCAAGTCTTATATTGGTTCGTCGGTTCTGTTGCTGGCCGGGACATGGGAATATTCACTACGGCTGCACCTTATATGGGTATAGCGCTGTTGGGGGCTTTTGTAATTGCTAGACATATGAACTTGCTTACGCTGGGGGAAGATGTTGCTACAGGGCTCGGACAGAAGACGATCTTCATTAAACTAGCTGCTGGGATTATCATTGTCTTGCTTGCAGGGGGTTCTGTATCGATTGCAGGTCCTATAGCTTTTGTAGGTATTGTAATTCCACATATTACACGTTACTTGGTAGGCCTGGACTATCGCTGGGTTATTCCTTACTGCGCTATACTTGGGGGTATTTTACTGCTTGGCGCAGATATTGGATCACGGTACATTGCATTTCCGAAGGAAATACCTGTCGGCGTTATGACTGCTATTCTCGGGGTCCCTTTCTTCGTATACATTGCCAGAAGAGGGGATGCCTAA